The DNA sequence CTTATAAATATCTTGAGTTCTTCCTCTAATTCATGCGATGGCTTGTAACCTTCCCGAAGCACTACGAAGGCCTTGATAATTTCTCCCCGCTCAGCATCAGGTTTACCAATTACACCAGACTCTGCTACGGCCCTATGCTCAAGCAAGGCACTCTCTACCTCAAAGGGACCTACTCTATGACCGGACGTGTTAATTACATCATCAGCCCTTCCTACGAACCAGAAATAGCCATCCTCATCTTTATATGCCGTGTCGCCGGTTGCATACCATCCATTAATATTGAAATACTCTTTAAATCGCTTCTCATCACCCCATACGGCCCTTAACATGGATGGCCAGCCAGGTTTTAAAGCCAACAGTCCATGCTGCCCCGCAGATAACTTACTCCCTGTACCATCGATAATAGCCGCTTCAATACCCGGAAAAGGTTTTCCCATTGAGCCAGGCTTTATAGGTAAACACGGATAATTTGCGATCATAATAGACCCCGTTTCCGTCTGCCACCAATTATCATGGATTGGTAAACCATAGACCTTTAAACCCCACTTTATTACCTCTGGGTTAAGTGGTTCACCCACACTACAAATATACCGCAAGCTGCTTAAATCGTATTCTTTTACAAGATCATCACCGGCTTTCATTAACATTCGTAAAGCCGTCGGTGCAGTATACCATACAGTAACTTTATAATTCTGAATAATTTCATACCACTTGGCAGCATCAAACCGGCCGTCAAAAACATAAAAGGAGATGCCGTTCAGCCACGGCCCCCATAAGCCGTATACTGTTCCTGTTACCCACCCTGGATCAGCCGTACACCAATAGACATCGTCATCTCTCAAATCTAACACCCATTGTGTAGTAATGTAATGTGAGACCATATCATTATGTACATGCGTTACTCCCTTGGGTCTTCCCGTAGTCCCTGAAGTATACAGGATGTAAAGCGGGTCTTCCAGTTCCACCCATTCCATTTCAAATGTATCGGATGCATCCCTCATTAATGTCTTATAACATACATTCCCCTCTTCGAGTTCTTCATCCTCTTTATGATTGACGAGCACAATGTGTTCTAATTTTGGTAATTCCCATAATACGGCATCAACACGCTCTTTTAGCTCAGGCGTGGTAATTAATACCTTGGCCTCACTATTCTGTAACCGATCACGAACGGCATCTGGTCCAAAAGCAGAAAACATCGGTCCGGCAATAGCACCAAGTTTTGCGATTGCTACCATACCAACATAAAGCTCCGGTAAACGGGGTAGAAATATAAAAACGCGATCTCCTCTTTTTACCCCCAACGCCCGGAGCATATTTGCGCATTTGTCAGAAAGTTTTTTCATTTCCAGAAATGTATACTTCTGACAAGTACCATCAGCGCCTTCCCAATATAATGCGACTTTGTTCTTCCGCCAGGTTTTAGCATGCTTATCAATTGCTTCGTAGGCAATATTTACCTTATCATCATCTATATCAAATTCTCTCTTAATAATCTCCCAGGAAAATTCCTTATGGATCTTCTCATAATCCACAAGACCTGCAGTTACAGGTTTTTTATTAATAATTTCCACATTTTTCATACGTATAAGCCCGATTATCGTAATGCTAAAATAACACGAAAACTCTAAATTCTCGTATACTCAAGAAAATTTAAGATTTCAATATACAAATCTATATTTTATATCACCTGCTATTTTACAAGTCAACCAGAAAGGTCTTCGATACATAAATTTATAGCATCTAATATATGAATCAAACAGAATGGGCAAAAGTTGAGTCTTTGGTTGTATGTAGCGTATGGAACTATGGAGCCCTTAAAAATGTCATTACAAGGAGTGAGCGATGAAGCAATCTCTTCTGAAACATTCAAAGGATTGCTTCGGACAAGACCCTCGCAATGACCGGCGGGGTAGTCTTTCCTCTATTGAGGATATATTCGGTTTCATCTTTGGAATACTATAATTAATGGGAAATTCAAATTAAAAAATGAATTCGGTTGGTGATCTTAAGAAAACCATAAACTCTTCTCCTTCTTTGGTAATCATTTCATGTATTTTTATTCCTACAATTGATATAATTATCTTTAAGAAAATTGTTACACTAATATTTAAGTAACACTTAAAAATTTTTCAGGTCATTGTAACTATCTTGTAAGAATTCCATAGACTGCTCATAATACCACATTACCAGATATATTTTGATCTGATTATTACGAAAGAACTCATGAATCTAAAATTTAACGACCATGTACTCCCTACACTCCCTGTTATGGAAGAACTTCCAATAGACAGGATTATTGGGATTACATCAACAATACCTGTTGAAATCATCTTTGCCGCAGGATATATACCGATAGATCTAAATAATATCTTTATCGGCGATAAACTTCCTTTTAAAATGGTTGAAGATGCCGAATCTGCAGGATTACCAAGAAATACCTGTGCCTGGATAAAAGGCATCTATTCGGCTGTAAGGAAATATCACATAAAAAAAGTCGTTAGTGTAATTCAGGGCGAT is a window from the Candidatus Jettenia sp. genome containing:
- the acsA gene encoding acetate--CoA ligase; amino-acid sequence: MKNVEIINKKPVTAGLVDYEKIHKEFSWEIIKREFDIDDDKVNIAYEAIDKHAKTWRKNKVALYWEGADGTCQKYTFLEMKKLSDKCANMLRALGVKRGDRVFIFLPRLPELYVGMVAIAKLGAIAGPMFSAFGPDAVRDRLQNSEAKVLITTPELKERVDAVLWELPKLEHIVLVNHKEDEELEEGNVCYKTLMRDASDTFEMEWVELEDPLYILYTSGTTGRPKGVTHVHNDMVSHYITTQWVLDLRDDDVYWCTADPGWVTGTVYGLWGPWLNGISFYVFDGRFDAAKWYEIIQNYKVTVWYTAPTALRMLMKAGDDLVKEYDLSSLRYICSVGEPLNPEVIKWGLKVYGLPIHDNWWQTETGSIMIANYPCLPIKPGSMGKPFPGIEAAIIDGTGSKLSAGQHGLLALKPGWPSMLRAVWGDEKRFKEYFNINGWYATGDTAYKDEDGYFWFVGRADDVINTSGHRVGPFEVESALLEHRAVAESGVIGKPDAERGEIIKAFVVLREGYKPSHELEEELKIFIRHRLAAHAYPKEIEFCANLPKTRSGKIMRRLLKAKDLGLPTGDISTLED